From a region of the Arvicanthis niloticus isolate mArvNil1 chromosome 6, mArvNil1.pat.X, whole genome shotgun sequence genome:
- the LOC117710795 gene encoding chromosome transmission fidelity protein 18 homolog isoform X4 — protein MEDYEEDLYGVEDDFQNQFAAELEVLAELEGTRDLAPSGTLQTPASRLPLTFEEAIVGGDTVPRPCPAGSPRNDSHNARKNARRDEPVPSSPMVKRPRLDVVKRLNFESDMEELLYPDSPPGDITPPPSPEVFPEMLDAGPTDASADKDLMQALPSLRNPVLRRPPVLEDYINVTSTCGERAFLVLRADLTGTGVQNPLLDVKWRGCGQLDLLGVPFSSLKEQVDSKRRQQLLEEAQQLSDTLHSLRSEGEEAVLEGTPAEEAAPGQDTTQHCLWVDEFAPQHYTELLSDDFTNRCLLKWLKLWDLVVFGHERPARKPRPGVEPTRVGKEATAPGKWKSHEQVLEEMLEAELDPSRRPRQKVALLCGPPGLGKTTLAHVVARHAGYCVVEMNASDDRSPEAFRTRIEAATQMESVLGAGGRPNCLVIDEIDGASTAAINVLLSILNRRGPQEAEQGGTAVATGGRRRRAEGGLLMRPIICICNDQFTPSLRQLKQQALLLHVPPTLPSRLVQRLQEISLQHGMRSDPGALGALCEKTDNDIRACINTLQFLYGRGRRELSVKDVQTTHVGLKDQRKGLFSVWQEVFQLPRAQRRLVGQDLMLPAHALLLSDGDKGSLTLASQRFYHILRVTTSAGEHEKVVQGLFDNFLRLRLRDSSLGTVCCALDWLAFDDLLEQAAYHGQSFQLLRYLPFLPAAFHVLFASSHVPRITFPSSQQEAQTRMSQTRNHIQTLVSGMAPATRSRATPQALVLDTLCLLLDVLAPRLRPVSTQLYSAREKQQLSSLVATMLAYSLTYHQERTPDGQYLYRLEPNVEEVCRFPELPARKPLTYQAKQLIAREIEMEKMRRAEALAWTGGGPQVDQGPSGPASLTDSGGKGARQPAPRNHEQRLEHIMKRTAVQEQPERDFFGRVVIRKVAVPSREVEAPQKDTDEWRMGVAVGRSEVWFRFNEGVSNAVRRNLYIRDLL, from the exons ATGGAAGACTACGAGGAAGATCTTTATGGTGTGGAGGATGACTTCCAAAACCAGTTCGCGGCCGAGCTCGAAGTGCTGGCTGAGCTGGAAG GAACACGGGACCTGGCGCCTTCTGGAACCCTCCAGACTCCGGCGAGCCGCCTCCCCCTGACTTTCGAAGAGGCCATCGTTGGTGGGGACACTGTTCCGCGTCCCTGTCCCGCAGGGTCGCCAAGAAATGACAGCCACAATGCCAGAAAGAATGCTCGTAGAGACGAGCCTGTGCCCTCCA gCCCCATGGTCAAACGGCCCAGGTTGGACGTGGTGAAGAGGCTGAACTTCGAGTCAGATATGGAGGAGCTCTTGTACCCTGATTCCCCTCCTGGGGACATCACCCCTCCACCAAGTCCAGAGGTCTTCCCTGAGATGTTGGATGCCGG GCCCACAGATGCTAGTGCTGACAAAGACCTCATGCAGGCATTGCCAAGTCTCCGCAATCCTGTTCTGAGACGGCCCCCTGTCTTAGAGGATTACATCAATGTGACATCCACATGTGGAGAGCGGGCCTTTTTGGTGCTTCGGGCTGACCTCACAGGCACTGGGGTGCAG AACCCTCTTCTGGATGTCAAATGGCGAGGCTGTGGCCAGCTGGACCTGTTGGGtgtccccttctcctccctgAAGGAGCAAGTTGACAGCAAG AGACGGCAACAACTTCTGGAGGAGGCCCAACAGCTTTCAGACACTCTACATAG cCTCAGGTCTGAAGGGGAGGAGGCTGTGCTTGAGGGGACCCCTGCAGAGGAGGCAGCCCCTGGCCAGGACACTACTCAGCACTGCCTCTGGGTGGATGAGTTTGCACCCCAGCACTACACGGAACTGCTCAGTGATGAT TTTACCAACCGCTGCCTCCTCAAGTGGCTGAAGCTATGGGACCTGGTGGTGTTTGGCCATGAGAGGCCTGCCCGGAAGCCCAGACCCGGTGTAGAGCCCACCCGGGTTGGGAAGGAGGCCACAGCCCCTGGCAAGTGGAAAAGCCATGAGCAGGTACTGGAGGAGATGCTAGAAGCTGAGCTGGACCCGAGCCGGAGGCCTCGGCAGAAG GTGGCACTGCTGTGTGGCCCTCCAGGACTAGGCAAGACCACGCTGGCACATGTGGTCGCAAGGCATGCAGGGTATTGCGTGGTAGAGATGAATGCAAG TGATGACCGTAGCCCCGAGGCCTTCCGTACACGCATTGAAGCAGCTACACAAATGGAGTCGGTGCTGGGTGCGGGCGGGAGGCCCAACTGCCTGGTTATTGATGAGATCGATGGAGCCTCCACG GCGGCTATCAACGTTCTCTTGAGTATCCTGAATCGCAGGGGTCCGCAGGAGGCTGAGCAAGGAGGCACAGCTGTGGCCACAGGGGGGCGGCGACGCAGGGCTGAGGGGGGCCTCCTAATGAGGCCTATCATCTGTATCTGCAATGATCA GTTCACACCTTCCCTAAGGCAGCTGAAGCAGCAGGCTCTTCTGCTCCACGTCCCACCAACTCTGCCCTCCAGGCTGGTGCAGCGGCTCCAGGAG ATCTCCCTGCAACATGGCATGCGGTCTGACCCGGGTGCACTGGGTGCCCTCTGTGAGAAGACCGACAATGACATCCGTGCCTGCATCAACACCCTACAG tttctgtaTGGGAGGGGCCGGCGGGAGCTGAGTGTGAAGGATGTGCAGACCACCCATGTCGGCCTGAAGGACCAGCGCAAGGGGCTATTCTCTGTGTGGCAAGAGGTCTTCCAGTTGCCCAGGGCTCAAAG GCGACTTGTGGGCCAGGACCTGATGCTACCAGCCCACGCTCTCCTGCTCAGTGATGGCGACAAGGGCTCCCTGACCCTGGCTTCCCAGCGCTTCTACCACATCCTGCGTGTGACCACCTCTGCGGGCGAGCATGAGAAGGTTGTCCAG GGCCTGTTTGACAACTTTCTACGCCTTCGGCTCCGGGACTCCAGCCTAGGCACTGTGTGCTGTGCCCTTGACTGGCTGGCCTTTGATGACCTGCTGGAGCAGGCTGCCTACCATGGCCAGAGCTTCCAGTTACTGCGCTACTTGCCCTTCCTGCCTGCAGCCTTCCACGTGCTCTTTGCCTCCAGCCACGTGCCACGGATCACTTTCCCCAGCAGCCAGCAGGAG GCCCAGACCCGGATGAGCCAGACAAGGAACCACATACAGACACTGGTGTCAGGTATGGCACCAGCCACCCGCAGCCGGGCCACACCACAGGCCCTTGTTCTAGATACCCTCTGCCTGCTCCTGGATGTCCTCGCACCCAGGCTGCGCCCC GTGAGCACACAGCTGTACAGTGCTCGTGAGAAGCAGCAGTTGTCCAGCCTTGTGGCTACCATGCTTGCCTACAGTCTCACCTACCACCAGGAGCGCACACCTGATGGGCAGTACCTCTACAGGCTGGAGCC GAATGTGGAAGAGGTCTGCCGCTTCCCTGAACTACCTGCCCGCAAGCCCCTCACCTACCAGGCTAAGCAGCTTATTGCCCGGGAGATTGAAATGGAGAAGATGCGCAGGGCAGAGGCTTTGGCCTGGACTGGAGGTGGCCCCCAG GTGGACCAGGGGCCCTCAGGGCCTGCAAGTCTGACGGACAGTGGGGGAAAGGGGGCAAGGCAGCCTGCCCCACGTAACCATGAGCAGCGGCTAGAACACATCATGAAGAGAACAGCCGTGCAGGAGCAG CCTGAGAGGGACTTCTTTGGACGTGTGGTCATCAGGAAAGTGGCAGTCCCAAGCAGAG AGGTTGAGGCCCCCCAGAAGGACACGGACGAGTGGCGCATGGGTGTGGCAGTGGGCAGGAGTGAGGTGTGGTTCCGGTTCAACGAGGGTGTCTCAAATGCTGTTCGGCGCAACCTGTACATCAGGGACCTGCTGTAG
- the LOC117710795 gene encoding chromosome transmission fidelity protein 18 homolog isoform X3, translating to MEDYEEDLYGVEDDFQNQFAAELEVLAELEAGTRDLAPSGTLQTPASRLPLTFEEAIVGGDTVPRPCPAGSPRNDSHNARKNARRDEPVPSSPMVKRPRLDVVKRLNFESDMEELLYPDSPPGDITPPPSPEVFPEMLDAGPTDASADKDLMQALPSLRNPVLRRPPVLEDYINVTSTCGERAFLVLRADLTGTGVQNPLLDVKWRGCGQLDLLGVPFSSLKEQVDSKRRQQLLEEAQQLSDTLHSLRSEGEEAVLEGTPAEEAAPGQDTTQHCLWVDEFAPQHYTELLSDDFTNRCLLKWLKLWDLVVFGHERPARKPRPGVEPTRVGKEATAPGKWKSHEQVLEEMLEAELDPSRRPRQKVALLCGPPGLGKTTLAHVVARHAGYCVVEMNASDDRSPEAFRTRIEAATQMESVLGAGGRPNCLVIDEIDGASTAAINVLLSILNRRGPQEAEQGGTAVATGGRRRRAEGGLLMRPIICICNDQFTPSLRQLKQQALLLHVPPTLPSRLVQRLQEISLQHGMRSDPGALGALCEKTDNDIRACINTLQFLYGRGRRELSVKDVQTTHVGLKDQRKGLFSVWQEVFQLPRAQRRLVGQDLMLPAHALLLSDGDKGSLTLASQRFYHILRVTTSAGEHEKVVQGLFDNFLRLRLRDSSLGTVCCALDWLAFDDLLEQAAYHGQSFQLLRYLPFLPAAFHVLFASSHVPRITFPSSQQEAQTRMSQTRNHIQTLVSGMAPATRSRATPQALVLDTLCLLLDVLAPRLRPVSTQLYSAREKQQLSSLVATMLAYSLTYHQERTPDGQYLYRLEPNVEEVCRFPELPARKPLTYQAKQLIAREIEMEKMRRAEALAWTGGGPQVDQGPSGPASLTDSGGKGARQPAPRNHEQRLEHIMKRTAVQEQPERDFFGRVVIRKVAVPSREVEAPQKDTDEWRMGVAVGRSEVWFRFNEGVSNAVRRNLYIRDLL from the exons ATGGAAGACTACGAGGAAGATCTTTATGGTGTGGAGGATGACTTCCAAAACCAGTTCGCGGCCGAGCTCGAAGTGCTGGCTGAGCTGGAAG CAGGAACACGGGACCTGGCGCCTTCTGGAACCCTCCAGACTCCGGCGAGCCGCCTCCCCCTGACTTTCGAAGAGGCCATCGTTGGTGGGGACACTGTTCCGCGTCCCTGTCCCGCAGGGTCGCCAAGAAATGACAGCCACAATGCCAGAAAGAATGCTCGTAGAGACGAGCCTGTGCCCTCCA gCCCCATGGTCAAACGGCCCAGGTTGGACGTGGTGAAGAGGCTGAACTTCGAGTCAGATATGGAGGAGCTCTTGTACCCTGATTCCCCTCCTGGGGACATCACCCCTCCACCAAGTCCAGAGGTCTTCCCTGAGATGTTGGATGCCGG GCCCACAGATGCTAGTGCTGACAAAGACCTCATGCAGGCATTGCCAAGTCTCCGCAATCCTGTTCTGAGACGGCCCCCTGTCTTAGAGGATTACATCAATGTGACATCCACATGTGGAGAGCGGGCCTTTTTGGTGCTTCGGGCTGACCTCACAGGCACTGGGGTGCAG AACCCTCTTCTGGATGTCAAATGGCGAGGCTGTGGCCAGCTGGACCTGTTGGGtgtccccttctcctccctgAAGGAGCAAGTTGACAGCAAG AGACGGCAACAACTTCTGGAGGAGGCCCAACAGCTTTCAGACACTCTACATAG cCTCAGGTCTGAAGGGGAGGAGGCTGTGCTTGAGGGGACCCCTGCAGAGGAGGCAGCCCCTGGCCAGGACACTACTCAGCACTGCCTCTGGGTGGATGAGTTTGCACCCCAGCACTACACGGAACTGCTCAGTGATGAT TTTACCAACCGCTGCCTCCTCAAGTGGCTGAAGCTATGGGACCTGGTGGTGTTTGGCCATGAGAGGCCTGCCCGGAAGCCCAGACCCGGTGTAGAGCCCACCCGGGTTGGGAAGGAGGCCACAGCCCCTGGCAAGTGGAAAAGCCATGAGCAGGTACTGGAGGAGATGCTAGAAGCTGAGCTGGACCCGAGCCGGAGGCCTCGGCAGAAG GTGGCACTGCTGTGTGGCCCTCCAGGACTAGGCAAGACCACGCTGGCACATGTGGTCGCAAGGCATGCAGGGTATTGCGTGGTAGAGATGAATGCAAG TGATGACCGTAGCCCCGAGGCCTTCCGTACACGCATTGAAGCAGCTACACAAATGGAGTCGGTGCTGGGTGCGGGCGGGAGGCCCAACTGCCTGGTTATTGATGAGATCGATGGAGCCTCCACG GCGGCTATCAACGTTCTCTTGAGTATCCTGAATCGCAGGGGTCCGCAGGAGGCTGAGCAAGGAGGCACAGCTGTGGCCACAGGGGGGCGGCGACGCAGGGCTGAGGGGGGCCTCCTAATGAGGCCTATCATCTGTATCTGCAATGATCA GTTCACACCTTCCCTAAGGCAGCTGAAGCAGCAGGCTCTTCTGCTCCACGTCCCACCAACTCTGCCCTCCAGGCTGGTGCAGCGGCTCCAGGAG ATCTCCCTGCAACATGGCATGCGGTCTGACCCGGGTGCACTGGGTGCCCTCTGTGAGAAGACCGACAATGACATCCGTGCCTGCATCAACACCCTACAG tttctgtaTGGGAGGGGCCGGCGGGAGCTGAGTGTGAAGGATGTGCAGACCACCCATGTCGGCCTGAAGGACCAGCGCAAGGGGCTATTCTCTGTGTGGCAAGAGGTCTTCCAGTTGCCCAGGGCTCAAAG GCGACTTGTGGGCCAGGACCTGATGCTACCAGCCCACGCTCTCCTGCTCAGTGATGGCGACAAGGGCTCCCTGACCCTGGCTTCCCAGCGCTTCTACCACATCCTGCGTGTGACCACCTCTGCGGGCGAGCATGAGAAGGTTGTCCAG GGCCTGTTTGACAACTTTCTACGCCTTCGGCTCCGGGACTCCAGCCTAGGCACTGTGTGCTGTGCCCTTGACTGGCTGGCCTTTGATGACCTGCTGGAGCAGGCTGCCTACCATGGCCAGAGCTTCCAGTTACTGCGCTACTTGCCCTTCCTGCCTGCAGCCTTCCACGTGCTCTTTGCCTCCAGCCACGTGCCACGGATCACTTTCCCCAGCAGCCAGCAGGAG GCCCAGACCCGGATGAGCCAGACAAGGAACCACATACAGACACTGGTGTCAGGTATGGCACCAGCCACCCGCAGCCGGGCCACACCACAGGCCCTTGTTCTAGATACCCTCTGCCTGCTCCTGGATGTCCTCGCACCCAGGCTGCGCCCC GTGAGCACACAGCTGTACAGTGCTCGTGAGAAGCAGCAGTTGTCCAGCCTTGTGGCTACCATGCTTGCCTACAGTCTCACCTACCACCAGGAGCGCACACCTGATGGGCAGTACCTCTACAGGCTGGAGCC GAATGTGGAAGAGGTCTGCCGCTTCCCTGAACTACCTGCCCGCAAGCCCCTCACCTACCAGGCTAAGCAGCTTATTGCCCGGGAGATTGAAATGGAGAAGATGCGCAGGGCAGAGGCTTTGGCCTGGACTGGAGGTGGCCCCCAG GTGGACCAGGGGCCCTCAGGGCCTGCAAGTCTGACGGACAGTGGGGGAAAGGGGGCAAGGCAGCCTGCCCCACGTAACCATGAGCAGCGGCTAGAACACATCATGAAGAGAACAGCCGTGCAGGAGCAG CCTGAGAGGGACTTCTTTGGACGTGTGGTCATCAGGAAAGTGGCAGTCCCAAGCAGAG AGGTTGAGGCCCCCCAGAAGGACACGGACGAGTGGCGCATGGGTGTGGCAGTGGGCAGGAGTGAGGTGTGGTTCCGGTTCAACGAGGGTGTCTCAAATGCTGTTCGGCGCAACCTGTACATCAGGGACCTGCTGTAG